The Lujinxingia litoralis genome has a window encoding:
- a CDS encoding sulfatase-like hydrolase/transferase: MPSNTSRVAFLSMLLTGVCALSAEALSLTLSEPTVALWMLPIHVGVGGPLVLLAAALGTAAATSWARLWEGRLPAPLNLVAWLLSAPLLLGAWVLASTLVTLGLEGRIATPWMSALLSALLSALAALFIVAMGAPLVLMVRRLLRMVTGYAWGRFLLRIDLWVPAALAGGALLAMLMPLVAPGALKVLPWSYVATGCAGAAALPLSWVLLRARPGLHTPLLRALPAALVALSLFSLLMPRALERARSSFGDQPALASHLYTALSGPLDFDDDGALSLYAGGDCAPFDPSRGPHQLETPNDGIDQNCSGADLTYDVADFGPGPSRVAPPEGIARRPHIILVTTDALSFSHTSVGGYERDTTPHLAAWAERATVFETAFSTSTSTRLSMPGIIASKMNSQMRMRDRRVHPYPYPADEVTLGTLLRDAGYRTVHIPGDRYFVRWRTHALGFEEFDTRTYKTTDEQGHNSPALTDRAIEIIEEHDDERPLALWVHYFDHHGPYTIPEGAKTFGKGKSNMERFESELWFADQSWKRLIETVEARWEPEDYVMVFTSDHGEAFDANHQRHHHGYNVLTRPLHVPLIIQAPFGRGQRVDGLAAHIDLLPTLANLLDLPPHEDWLGETLVPSLVEGTPPQKDVLHSLFYIPEAAKRGEETFQMIGTRTDDFYYFDDRKNGVRRLVRWRDDPLDAHDVAPAEPETAEILRYITGQRLQWLREREQALTPFAKDAEKANE; encoded by the coding sequence ATGCCTTCGAACACCTCCCGCGTTGCCTTCCTCTCGATGCTCCTGACCGGCGTGTGTGCGCTGAGCGCGGAGGCGCTCTCACTCACCCTGAGCGAGCCGACGGTCGCCCTGTGGATGCTCCCGATTCATGTGGGGGTGGGCGGGCCTCTGGTGCTCCTGGCGGCGGCGTTGGGCACGGCGGCCGCCACAAGCTGGGCGCGCCTGTGGGAGGGCCGCCTTCCCGCGCCGCTCAACCTGGTGGCCTGGCTCCTGAGTGCGCCCCTGCTCCTGGGCGCCTGGGTCCTGGCGAGCACGCTGGTCACGCTGGGCCTGGAAGGCCGGATTGCCACGCCCTGGATGAGCGCGCTCCTAAGCGCGCTCCTCTCGGCGCTGGCCGCGCTCTTCATCGTGGCGATGGGGGCGCCGCTGGTGCTGATGGTGCGCCGCCTGCTCCGCATGGTGACGGGGTACGCGTGGGGCCGCTTCCTCCTGCGCATCGACCTCTGGGTGCCGGCCGCCCTGGCCGGCGGGGCGCTTTTGGCCATGCTGATGCCCCTGGTGGCCCCGGGCGCCCTCAAGGTGCTCCCCTGGAGCTACGTCGCCACCGGGTGCGCGGGCGCCGCCGCGCTGCCCCTCTCCTGGGTCCTCCTGCGCGCGCGCCCGGGGCTGCACACCCCGCTGCTGCGCGCATTGCCCGCCGCGCTCGTGGCGCTGAGTCTCTTTTCCCTCCTGATGCCCCGCGCGCTGGAGCGCGCGCGCAGCTCCTTTGGCGACCAGCCCGCGCTGGCCAGCCACCTCTACACCGCGCTCTCCGGACCGCTGGACTTCGACGACGACGGCGCCCTCTCGCTCTACGCCGGCGGTGACTGCGCCCCCTTCGACCCCTCGCGTGGCCCCCACCAGCTGGAGACGCCTAACGACGGCATCGACCAGAACTGCTCCGGCGCCGACCTCACCTACGACGTCGCCGACTTCGGACCCGGCCCCTCCCGCGTGGCGCCTCCTGAAGGCATCGCCCGCCGCCCCCACATCATCCTGGTGACCACCGACGCCCTCTCCTTTTCGCACACCAGCGTCGGCGGCTATGAGCGCGACACCACCCCACACCTGGCCGCATGGGCCGAGCGCGCCACCGTGTTTGAGACGGCCTTCTCCACCAGCACCTCCACGCGCCTCTCCATGCCCGGGATCATCGCCAGTAAGATGAACAGCCAGATGCGCATGCGCGACCGCCGCGTCCACCCCTACCCCTACCCCGCCGACGAGGTCACGCTGGGCACCCTACTGCGCGACGCGGGCTACCGCACCGTGCACATCCCCGGCGATCGCTACTTTGTGCGCTGGCGCACCCATGCGCTGGGCTTTGAGGAGTTTGATACCCGGACCTACAAAACCACCGACGAGCAGGGCCATAACTCCCCGGCGCTCACCGACCGCGCCATCGAAATCATCGAGGAGCACGACGACGAGCGCCCCCTGGCGCTCTGGGTGCATTACTTCGACCACCACGGCCCCTACACGATCCCCGAAGGCGCCAAAACCTTTGGTAAGGGCAAAAGCAACATGGAACGCTTTGAGAGCGAGCTCTGGTTTGCCGATCAGAGCTGGAAGCGCCTCATCGAGACGGTCGAAGCCCGCTGGGAGCCCGAGGATTACGTGATGGTCTTTACCTCCGACCATGGCGAGGCCTTCGACGCCAACCACCAGCGCCACCATCACGGCTACAACGTTTTGACCCGACCGCTGCACGTCCCCCTGATCATCCAGGCCCCCTTTGGTCGCGGCCAGCGCGTCGACGGGCTCGCCGCCCACATCGACCTGCTCCCCACCCTGGCCAACCTCCTCGACCTGCCGCCCCACGAAGACTGGCTCGGGGAGACCCTGGTCCCCTCCCTGGTCGAAGGCACACCCCCGCAAAAAGACGTGCTGCACTCGCTCTTCTACATCCCCGAGGCGGCCAAACGCGGCGAGGAGACCTTTCAGATGATCGGCACCCGCACCGATGATTTTTATTATTTTGATGACCGCAAAAACGGCGTCCGACGCCTGGTCCGCTGGCGAGACGACCCCCTTGACGCGCACGACGTCGCGCCAGCGGAGCCCGAGACCGCCGAGATCCTGCGCTACATCACCGGCCAGCGCCTGCAGTGGCTGCGCGAGCGCGAGCAGGCGCTCACACCTTTTGCAAAGGACGCCGAAAAGGCGAACGAGTAG